From the genome of Macrobrachium nipponense isolate FS-2020 chromosome 29, ASM1510439v2, whole genome shotgun sequence, one region includes:
- the LOC135206339 gene encoding uncharacterized protein K02A2.6-like has translation MGEEVESSCVAALITSLSDDIITLDWNSVKKAAESDVEYQLLKSMVAAGSWPVSRNLVDSSIKPYFNVRDRLGIVDELVVYSYDEGHIHLVIPVSLQDRVVSNLHSGHQSSDSMIRRALQAVYWPGMEGQLKLKRMQCRICDVIAPSQQKEPLLPTPPPEYPFQQTVTDMFQICGKQYLAYADRLTGWLEIAFFPSGATSAKLIPLFRRYFMQWGAPEEISLDGGTNLVSTEMASFLQKWGVRMRISSAHYPQSNGRAEAAVHTAKRTIQDNTRSDGSLDTDSFARAILQYRNTPLRDIDKSPAQLAMGRQLRDSVPMIKSYHKITEQWADIMIDREEKMGRHLRNVKFRHDSSAKRLRPLQMGTTVAVQNVVS, from the coding sequence ATGGGGGAGGAGGTTGAGAGTTCGTGCGTTGCAGCATTGATCACATCGCTGAGTGATGACATCATAACCCTCGACTGGAATTCTGTTAAAAAAGCTGCTGAAAGCGATGTGGAATATCAGCTGCTAAAGAGTATGGTAGCCGCAGGTTCTTGGCCGGTATCAAGAAATCTAGTCGACTCCAGCATAAAGCCGTATTTTAACGTACGGGACCGACTTGGCATCGTGGACGAACTGGTGGTGTATTCATATGATGAAGGGCACATACATCTAGTAATACCTGTGTCACTACAAGACCGAGTTGTCTCTAACCTACACTCAGGCCACCAAAGTTCTGATTCAATGATTCGTAGGGCACTACAGGCTGTGTATTGGCCTGGGATGGAGGGTCAACTGAAACTCAAGAGGATGCAGTGCAGAATATGTGACGTCATCGCTCCATCCCAACAAAAGGAACCGCTATTGCCTACCCCACCCCCTGAATATCCTTTTCAACAGACGGTCACGGATATGTTTCAAATATGTGGAAAACAATATCTGGCATATGCAGATAGGCTTACTGGTTGGCTGGAAATTGCCTTCTTTCCAAGTGGTGCTACTTCTGCTAAGTTGATCCCACTCTTCCGACGATACTTCATGCAGTGGGGTGCCCCGGAAGAAATCTCCCTCGACGGTGGCACCAATTTGGTAAGCACTGAAATGGCTAGCTTCCTACAGAAATGGGGGGTTAGGATGAGAATATCCTCAGCCCATTACCCCCAATCCAACGGGAGGGCAGAGGCAGCAGTACATACAGCAAAAAGAACCATTCAAGATAACACAAGAAGCGACGGAAGCCTCGACACAGATAGTTTTGCAAGAGCCATTTTGCAATATAGAAATACGCCCCTAAGAGACATCGATAAATCGCCGGCACAATTAGCCATGGGACGACAACTCAGAGACTCAGTCCCCATGATTAAAAGCTATCATAAGATAACAGAGCAGTGGGCAGACATTATGATAGACAGAGAGGAGAAGATGGGTAGACACTTGAGAAATGTCAAGTTCCGTCATGATTCTAGTGCAAAGAGACTCCGCCCCTTGCAAATGGGTACCACAGTAGCAGTGCAAAATGTTGTCTCTTAA